From a region of the Pectobacterium aquaticum genome:
- a CDS encoding lysine exporter LysO family protein — MYSGLLIILLPLIIGYLLPLRGKKALQLINQLLSWMVYVILFLMGISLAFLENLSSNLLLIFRYTAVFAFCIVAANGIALWLWEKRSAWRSKYRDAAPLSRLRMILESFKLCGVVFGGFLLGLTQWPGFTYASKGSEYALIFLLFLVGVQLRNSGMTLRQIVLNRRGLVIALVVGISALGGGLLAAWILGLPLKTGLAMASGYGWYSLSGILLTDALGPVIGSTAFFNDLTRELLAIMLVPVLAQRNRSCALGLCGATSMDFTLPVLQRSAGIDVVPAAIVHGFLLSLAAPILMALFSS, encoded by the coding sequence ATGTATTCAGGATTATTAATTATTTTATTACCGCTCATCATTGGCTATCTGTTACCGCTGCGCGGCAAAAAAGCATTACAGCTGATTAACCAACTGCTGAGTTGGATGGTGTACGTTATTCTGTTTTTGATGGGCATAAGCCTAGCTTTTCTGGAAAATCTCAGCAGCAATTTGTTACTGATCTTCCGCTACACTGCCGTCTTCGCCTTCTGTATTGTCGCAGCAAACGGCATTGCCCTGTGGCTGTGGGAAAAACGCAGTGCGTGGCGTAGTAAGTACAGAGACGCGGCACCGCTTTCCCGACTGCGAATGATTCTTGAATCGTTCAAACTCTGCGGCGTGGTATTCGGTGGTTTTCTGCTGGGCTTAACGCAATGGCCGGGATTCACCTACGCCAGCAAAGGCAGCGAATATGCCCTGATCTTCCTGCTCTTTCTGGTCGGCGTTCAACTGCGTAACAGCGGGATGACGTTGCGCCAAATCGTCTTAAACCGTCGCGGTCTGGTCATCGCGCTTGTCGTCGGTATCAGCGCGCTCGGTGGCGGCCTGCTTGCCGCATGGATTCTAGGACTGCCGCTGAAAACCGGTCTGGCGATGGCATCCGGCTATGGATGGTATTCACTGTCAGGCATTCTGCTGACCGATGCTCTCGGGCCCGTCATCGGCAGCACCGCGTTTTTCAATGATCTGACTCGCGAGCTACTGGCGATTATGCTGGTTCCCGTGTTGGCACAGCGGAATCGCTCCTGTGCGTTAGGCCTTTGCGGTGCAACCTCGATGGATTTCACGCTGCCCGTTTTGCAGCGCAGTGCGGGTATCGACGTCGTGCCTGCGGCTATCGTACATGGTTTCTTATTAAGCCTCGCGGCGCCAATACTGATGGCGCTGTTTTCTTCATAA
- a CDS encoding ATP-dependent endonuclease yields MHLERIEILGFRGINRLSLTLDDNNVLIGENAWGKSSLLDALSLLLAPTLPLYHFDMQDFHFTPGDENSREKHLQVIFTFCETAPGHHLSPRYRSLSPVWIEGNESLYRVFYRLEGEVDESQSVFTLRSFLDADGHPIPLDDIDELAREIIRLHPVLRLRDARFMRRLRSGTLAATLDNSNEKLTQQFEQLMRELVQNPQKLTDKELRQGLVAMRQLLEHYFSEQNATGNDRRHHRHARTHNGKSWRSLDNINRLIAGPNSRSRRIILLELFSTLLQAKGSVALDPHARPLLLIEDPETRLHPIMLSVAWGLLVHLPLQKVTTTNSGELLSLVPMEQVCRLVRESSRVATYRIGRQGMNAEDSRRIAFHIRMNRPASLFARCWLLVEGETEVWMLNELAHQCGHHFEAEGVKVIEFAQSGLRPLLRFARHMGIEWHVLVDGDDAGKKYAATAKGMLAAQDESERDHLTVLPASDMEHYMYREGFSHVYHRIAQLPEKVPLSMHKIIIKAIHRSSKPDLAIEVAMEAAARGCEAIPSLIRSMFSRVLWLARGRAD; encoded by the coding sequence ATGCATCTGGAACGTATTGAAATCCTGGGATTTCGGGGAATCAATCGTCTGTCGCTGACGCTGGACGATAACAATGTACTGATTGGTGAGAACGCCTGGGGAAAATCAAGCCTGCTGGATGCGCTCTCGCTGCTGCTGGCACCGACGCTACCGCTCTATCATTTTGATATGCAGGATTTTCACTTCACACCGGGAGATGAAAATAGCCGAGAAAAGCATCTTCAGGTTATTTTTACGTTTTGCGAGACGGCACCCGGCCATCATCTATCCCCTCGCTACCGTTCGCTGAGCCCCGTTTGGATTGAGGGGAATGAGTCGCTATACCGCGTTTTTTATCGGCTGGAAGGTGAGGTGGACGAAAGCCAGTCGGTCTTCACCTTGCGCAGCTTTCTTGACGCTGATGGGCACCCGATACCGCTGGATGATATTGATGAACTGGCCAGAGAGATTATCCGCCTGCATCCGGTGCTGCGGCTGCGAGACGCGCGTTTTATGCGGCGCTTGCGTTCTGGGACGTTGGCCGCGACGTTAGATAACAGCAATGAAAAGTTGACTCAGCAGTTTGAACAACTGATGCGCGAGTTGGTGCAAAATCCGCAGAAGCTGACGGATAAAGAACTGCGTCAGGGACTGGTGGCGATGCGACAACTGCTGGAGCACTATTTTTCCGAGCAGAATGCCACAGGTAACGACCGACGCCATCACCGGCATGCGCGAACGCACAATGGTAAATCGTGGCGATCGCTGGATAACATCAATCGCCTGATTGCCGGCCCCAATAGCCGCAGTCGCCGAATTATCCTGCTGGAATTGTTTTCTACGCTGTTACAGGCGAAAGGATCGGTGGCGTTGGATCCCCATGCGCGTCCGCTTTTGCTGATTGAAGACCCGGAAACTCGGCTGCACCCGATTATGCTATCCGTCGCCTGGGGGCTTCTGGTGCACTTGCCGCTCCAAAAGGTCACAACAACGAATTCAGGCGAGCTGCTGTCGCTGGTGCCGATGGAGCAGGTGTGCCGTCTGGTGCGGGAATCCTCACGGGTGGCGACATATCGCATTGGTCGTCAGGGGATGAATGCGGAAGACAGCCGACGCATTGCGTTTCACATTCGTATGAATCGACCTGCGTCACTCTTTGCCCGCTGCTGGCTGCTGGTGGAAGGGGAAACCGAAGTCTGGATGCTGAATGAACTGGCGCACCAATGCGGACACCATTTTGAGGCGGAAGGGGTTAAAGTGATTGAATTTGCCCAGTCGGGACTCCGGCCATTGCTGCGGTTCGCACGTCATATGGGGATTGAATGGCATGTCCTGGTTGATGGCGATGACGCGGGGAAGAAATATGCCGCGACGGCAAAAGGCATGCTAGCCGCACAGGACGAGAGCGAGCGCGATCATTTGACCGTCTTGCCCGCATCGGACATGGAACACTACATGTATCGTGAGGGATTCAGCCACGTTTATCACCGCATCGCGCAGTTGCCGGAAAAAGTGCCGCTCTCGATGCATAAAATCATCATCAAGGCGATCCACCGGTCATCCAAGCCAGACCTGGCGATTGAAGTCGCGATGGAAGCCGCAGCGAGGGGCTGCGAGGCAATCCCATCGCTTATTCGCAGCATGTTCTCCCGCGTGCTGTGGCTGGCCCGTGGGCGGGCGGATTAG
- the cspD gene encoding cold shock-like protein CspD: METGTVKWFNNAKGFGFICPEGGGDDIFAHYSTIQMDGYRTLKAGQVVRFDVHQGPKGNHACLIVPQIAEAVS, translated from the coding sequence ATGGAGACAGGTACTGTTAAATGGTTCAATAACGCCAAAGGGTTTGGTTTTATCTGTCCAGAAGGGGGCGGTGACGATATCTTCGCGCACTACTCAACCATTCAAATGGATGGCTACCGGACTCTGAAAGCCGGGCAGGTTGTCAGGTTTGATGTTCATCAAGGGCCAAAAGGCAATCATGCCTGCCTGATCGTGCCGCAAATCGCCGAGGCCGTATCCTGA
- the clpS gene encoding ATP-dependent Clp protease adapter ClpS, translated as MGNNSTWSQSENLTADKQKEKLQPPSMYNVVLNNDDYTPMEFVIDVLQKFFSYDIERATQLMLSVHYQGKAICGVFSAEVAETKVVQVNRYARENEHPLLCTLEKA; from the coding sequence ATGGGAAACAACAGTACGTGGTCACAATCTGAGAACCTGACCGCCGATAAACAGAAAGAAAAATTGCAGCCGCCATCGATGTATAACGTGGTGTTGAATAACGATGATTACACGCCGATGGAATTTGTTATTGACGTTCTGCAAAAGTTCTTTTCTTATGATATTGAACGTGCCACGCAGCTTATGTTAAGCGTGCATTATCAGGGCAAAGCAATTTGTGGCGTATTCAGCGCTGAAGTGGCTGAGACCAAGGTCGTACAAGTCAATCGTTATGCCAGAGAAAACGAGCACCCGCTGCTCTGTACGCTGGAAAAAGCCTGA